AAGAATTTAAAGAACTGTCTTATGTTGACAGAGATGAAGTCTCTTCCAAAGAAGTGCAAGGGAGAACGCTCCATCTGGATCATGTAGAAAACTCCTACACACTGGTCAACAATCAGCAATTTGTTATGAAAGCATTTCGATTATTTCACCGTATTCCTTCCTTTGGATTTTTAGTGGAGGAGAAGCAGCGGACTGGTAAACTCAATGCACAGAAGCTAAAAGGCCTTGGTAACTagcttcatttattttttcctttaattctTATGACTTGTGGATATTACTTTGTTTCTTAAAATCTATTCATGAATGTCCTTATGATGTAAGTGATGTACATTAAAGTCATAATAGAACTATATGATTAACTACATTTCGTATATGCTTACATTAACTGCCAAATGCCTTATTAGAATTTCTAAGGCACCTATTATGATAGTGTGTAAGCAAGAGTGTTACAATATAACTGTTGAAAATGGATCCATCAATAGGTGATGGATATTCACGTATACACAGTGTTCAGGCTGACAGCTGATTCACGTTTCCAGGAATTGTAACAAAATTATATTCTTCACTAATAGCCAGAGTGTCTTCTGAAAACTTCTGCAAGGAAGCTTACTGAATCAGAACAGTGTGCATCTGTCTGTAATACATTCTGAAATGGGACACTTTATTCTTCACAAGAAAAGGAAAGTTTGATATTCTAGAACTTATTTTTTCCATACAAATGCATACTAGTTTGATCATTAGAGGGGTAAAAACCAAGCTCCCCTTTCTAGCACATTTATTAAGGGCTTACATGAGAAAGAGATCATAAAACTGGCCGTAGAGTGTATTTGGGGGGATGTATCAGCTTCAAAATACACAACTTAAAATCTGTTAGTAGAGCCTCTTACTAAAAttaaaagattttgttttcttgGAGTATGAAATAAGTAAAATACTAGTTTTTGTAAGTCATGGATCTACAATATTGGTGCTACACCACCGGCTTTTGAACAGACTCTTTGAAATACCCTTTAGTGTGCCAGACCTCAAGAGGTCTCTCTCTTCTTTCAGCATACGCCACACAGCCTCACTGATGAACTTCTGGGGCTTCAGCACTCTTGCTTCACACCATTGAGTTCTAATCAGTGAGTCCAACTGAGATACACTTCTGGTTAGAGACGTGTACGCTCTTCAGGGACTAATGCACCTGAGCtggtatttgcagtgacaccccAACAGTGTTTTCAAAAGCAAAGTAGGATTTATTAGTCAGCTGAACACAGCAttggaagtccttaggttagcatagagaaaTAAATGTTAAAGAATAGTCCATTCTGGTGAAGCCATAATTCACCAGCCATGCTGTAGTGAACTCCATTTTCAGGCACTATCTCTCTCTGATTTACTTAGTAAGTTCCCCAGTAGTGAGCTAGCTTCCTCCAAACCCAGAAGACCACATTTTATTCCCTGATGGACACGTCTGTCCTTTTTTATTCTCCAGGCAGGGCCATGCTGAGttcagagccccactgctggaacTTGGGTTCCTcttcagcttccctgctgagaggaaGTGATTGTTCAATCATTGGTACTACCTGTTGtctctctggactctctctgtTGATCTGGAtcagtttcaaccagttccttAATGACTATTCATTCTACCCAGACAGTGAGGTGATACATGCTTATGTCTCCTGTGTTGGTGCAAGAGCAACGTTTAATGTTTTTGCTCCCACTGGGTAGCAATGCAATGATAGAGAGAAACTGAGGTGCACAtaggattcataaaaatattaaagaaaattcccactttgccATACCCTAATACTTAATTTGTAAGAAAACCATGCCTTAAGAATAGGTTAAATGTAAAATTTGTCAGATATTGCATTGAAATATGAGCAGTGTTTATTTTCAAAACACTAAAACTAACCAGACACTTTTGACTTAACTTTCTAGGAGTTCAGCCAGGTCCTATATATGGGAAACTGAAGAATGGTGTTACGGTTGTCTTAGAAAATGGAGTAACCATTTCTCCTTCAGATGTCTTGGATGAGCCTATTCCTGGAAGAAAAATTTGTATTTTAGGTGACTGTTCAGGTGTGGTTGGAGATGGAGCAATGAAACTCTGTTACGAAGCAGATGTGTTAGTTCATGAAGCCACATTGGATGACACCCAAATGGACAAAGCCAAAGAGCATGGTCATAGCACTCCAAAAATGGCAGCTGAGTTTGCAAAGTTGTGTAAGGTTAAGAAACTGGTTCTGACTCACTTCAGTCAGAGGTATAAACCAGCTGGTCAGATTGGAGAAGGAGATATTGATGTCACGGAACTGAAGAGACAAGCTGAATCAGCGTTAAATGGTCAAGAAGTAACTTTAGCTGAAGATTTTATGACAATAGAAATtccagggaaaaagcagaagtAGCATCTAGCTCGATAATACCACACAAATTAGCTTGCTGTTGGACTGTGAGTTACAGGTAGGGCTTCAGGTATCCAAATTGGTTCCTCAGTTTCCAGATGAAGAAAGAGATTGAATTGCTAAGGTGACATGCTCAGTTGCTAGAGAATGACTAAGTGTTGGATTTACTTGCTATAGAGTTTTGAGGCTCAACTCTGTAAGATGCTGAGTGCCTCAGCAACTTTAATGGCAGTTGAAGGTGTTCCACACCTATGAGAAATGGGCCATTATAGAATGGTATTGCTGTTAACTTGTCTAGGAAGAAGGGAGATGGAAAAGCAGATTACTAGTCAAACTCACTGCCTTAAGTGAATATGTGTGCAGCTACGTAAGCAAGGCGGGGAAATAAACTCATTCTTAGGTTTATATAAATACAAGTATTCAAACATATGGagacaaagcaaaatatttattgATCGTTTAAACACTTAGCTGCAAATCTAAATAACTTTATTTTACAAGTATATGGAACGCCTTTAACTTAACTTTTTGGAATTTAAGTGTTTAGGTGATTGATACAGGTATTTAGCCAAACAGTCTGGAAAACTTAACTGTATAGGCAGAAATCTTCCGAACACTAGACACTTTTATTAGAACTTCAGATTCTCTCGTCTTAAGTCTTAAAATAGAACTTTGCATTCTTTGCCTCTTATTTACAATCCTTTGTAAATCTTAGTGGCATATCAAAGTAGATATTTTTTAACTTCTCAACCTCTCATGAGcttttgtataaaatattttcaataattaTTTACATGATTTTATGTAAAAGGAATATTGCATAAACAAACTAATAAAGTATTGATAACTATGCCACATGTTTTGTAAATTACTCTCATCACTAATGTACAGAAATACTACAAATTAATATGCTTACTGTATTTCATAGAACCATAAGATTAGAAGAGACTGCAAGGGTCTGGTCTAACTCCCTGCAGGATTTATTGTGTCTATTTGACTATACCTGACATCTATTTGCTTGAAGAGATCACTAATGTCAATGAAAATTCACCACACAGATAAATGGTTGACTGTACTCCCTAGCTTTTGAAAGGACACTGTAGATTTAAATTTGGCTCAGAATTAAAATTATGGGTTTTGTAGACAAACAAGCAAAATATGCTGTCTAGGGCCATGCAAAGCGTTTTTTTTCCTGGGGTGGTTTTTTGTGTTCAGCATTTTTAAACATTCTCATGTAGTGTCTGAAACACAAGCATGGGTACACCAATAACCTGCAAGGGAAACTGACTTTCATTGTACAAAATGAGCAGTACAGTAACTGAAGTGCATAGTAACAAACTGAACTAAAATTTTCATTAAGATGTTAATAACATAggtaaagaaattaaaaaatCATGTCATTTTAACTACACTATATGCAAACTTGTATAAGCCTATTGATATCAATACAGGGTCTAATTTATCAAATCACATTTGTGAAAGATTTGGAacaaaataatttgttccaaGCTATGATTTTAAAACCTTCTTATGTATACTTGAGAAAGAAGTAACTGCAGAGAAGAGATAAAACAAATTCTAGTTATGGGCCTGTTCCTTCTCCTACTTAGTCAGTCCTCTAGAGTCAGGCATGGCTTGACAGTTCTTTTTCAGATGTTCTGTGACAAAACTGAGAATTCCAGGTTTCCCTACCTGTGTAAAAAATCTTCATTCCAGTAGTGAGCTTTGTGCTGTAAACCTAGTGAAAAGTGACATGTTTTTGAATGATCCCAGAAAGTAGCTTATGCAAAATAAGCGTTACTttatcagtataactgcatctacacaagAGGAGTTACAGTGATTAACTGAATCTTTTTCTAAATCGGAAtgattaaatcaaaataaaaactaagtcccattttcaaacgTGTCTGGGCTCAGAAGTATCAATGAGAATTTAGGAGCTTACACACCAAGTCATctttgaaaatgggatgtaggctcctaagtcacttaagaacTCTTAAAAATTTTACCCTAGATACCCTTTCTTACCATGGATTATTAAAGGCTAACAATATTGAATGGTTTCTACGGTGCCTAATTTTTTATAGCATTTATTAAAATACAACTGATACTTATGATACTGTCCACTTCCTATTACACTGATGCTAATACGAACAAGAAAAATTAGCATCAAAACTTGTGTTAAATTTAACAGGACTTAAAAACTAAGTATGATATAATCACATTACTCACATTACCACATCTCTCAAaaaatgggtcaaattcagcccaGCTCTAAGCAGGTCTACCTCTCTTCAGGAGAGGGCCACATGTTTATACTAGCTCACTACCCAACAAGTGTCCTTCAAATATCTTACAGGATGCAGTGATCTGCATACAGTAGTGATAGTTACTCTTCAGGCATCAGTGGGGTTTGTCTTGAAACAAAGCTGTATCCTGCAAATACTCTCATGGTGCTCCTCCACACTGGCTGCCTCTTTGAAAAGCATGCAATTTTAGTTAAAGCACACACCCCTGCTGCCAAAACAAATCTGTAGTACCATGGTATGCATTATGTAACTATAGTGGTGTATGTGAAATACTTGTGCATATTTTGTGCTGAATTTCTCTTAGCAACTGTTATGGGGCCAAAGCCTATTCTCTTTACAAACACATTTCCTACCCTCCAGTCTCTTCCTTTCTTGGTTGAAAAAAGCTGGAttctgaactcttttgaaaatctacccACTAGTGTCATTAGAATGAAGTTAAGACTTTGTGTGCCAGTAAGAAAAGCAGGATTTGGGCCATAGATTGTTCTTTATCCTCACTATTAATGGATGTATCCTTTTCTTATTGATCCATTAATCATTAAATTAGCAGAGGGAGAAATTTCTTAGGATTCAAGTATATCTGCCTGATAATGTTTAACTTGAGAGCTGCTAAATAATGTGGTAACATACTAAAATCTCTGAGTAGATTTGTGAAGTGTGCTTTAGCAACTTCTTTATTTGCAAAGTTTCTATGATGGAGAGAAACTTGAGATCCTTgacttccctttttatttttatctccaAGTGCATCCAAAGTTAAAAATACTTCTCCCTGAAAAAAAACTGAGACCCAATACAGCTCAAATGTCAGCATTCTAATTTTAAACTTAGCTGGTATGGCAGGTACAAAGGCTGAATTCTCCCATATTCAAGTGAGCAGGATATAGCATGGATTAAAATTTCCAGCTGTACAAATTCCCCTTTGAATGCCAAAAGTTTCCCTCAGACTCAGATAACATTTCCTCTCCTGTAAGAATTTTGGGCCAAGTAAAATTTCCTCTAGCATTAATGTCTGAATTTACGCAACCCACTAGTTGGCTGCTGTTCTAGTGCTATGTAATGACCGCAAATGGATGTGCTCTCTCAGTAAATGATACCTTCttaggcctaatcctgcaaaatgctgagtgccctcaattgcCATATAGCTCGATGGGAATTGAGAAAAGTTCCTGTCAAGTGCTGAGTGTTTAGCACCTTACAGGATTGGGCACAATATATGTGAAGTTGGTTTGGATTGTACCACATGGAAACGTGGACCCCCAGAGGAACTGAGGTATTTCAAGGGAGAGCAGGGAGAAAACTGCTACTCTGGCTATTTTTTCTCCCCAACTTCTAGGATTTGAAGATGAGATGGTAAAAATAATAGTGGGGATAACTGAATCCAGAACTTTTCTCAGCTATTCAAGTTCTAGGACAATGGGGGCACTTTTGATGCCGAGTAAAAGGATTGAAACAGGTGAGGATTGCTATCACCTGAAAGATGACACTATGGATTTGCAGACTAACCCACATGATCGGGACAGTGTTGGGGCAATAGAGGTTTTGCGGAGGTGCTGATTACCAGTATGTAAGCCAACGACTTCTAGAATTTTAAACTGTTTCTGTActtgaagatttttttcttttgggaggACTCACATTAGGCTGATATCAACGGAAGAGCATGAGAAATTTAGTAAAGTGCTATGGGAATGGCAAGGGAAAATTGATTTTAAAGGGTTGTAACATTGCAGTTTTTGTACACACAGTTGGTAATTAATGTTACCTTTTATCCCAATTCTCTTTTTGatctctttttcctttttgggCTCTATGTCAACTTTGTAAAAGGGTCA
The sequence above is a segment of the Natator depressus isolate rNatDep1 chromosome 5, rNatDep2.hap1, whole genome shotgun sequence genome. Coding sequences within it:
- the ELAC1 gene encoding zinc phosphodiesterase ELAC protein 1, with amino-acid sequence MSMDITFLGTGSAYPSPTRGASALVVRSEGECWLFDCGEGTQTQFMKSHLKAGRITKIFITHLHGDHFFGLPGLLCTISLQSSSTTSKQPVDIYGPLGLRNFICRTLELSHSQLLFPYVVHELVPTPDQCPAEEFKELSYVDRDEVSSKEVQGRTLHLDHVENSYTLVNNQQFVMKAFRLFHRIPSFGFLVEEKQRTGKLNAQKLKGLGVQPGPIYGKLKNGVTVVLENGVTISPSDVLDEPIPGRKICILGDCSGVVGDGAMKLCYEADVLVHEATLDDTQMDKAKEHGHSTPKMAAEFAKLCKVKKLVLTHFSQRYKPAGQIGEGDIDVTELKRQAESALNGQEVTLAEDFMTIEIPGKKQK